Proteins found in one Odocoileus virginianus isolate 20LAN1187 ecotype Illinois chromosome 10, Ovbor_1.2, whole genome shotgun sequence genomic segment:
- the LOC110123813 gene encoding large ribosomal subunit protein eL43-like, with translation MAKCTKKVRLVGKYGIHYGASLRKMVKKIEISQHAKYTCSVCGKTKMKRRAVGIWHCGSCMKTVAGGAWTYNTTSAVIVKSAIRRLKELKDQ, from the coding sequence ATGGCGAAATGCACCAAGAAGGTCAGACTCGTGGGCAAATATGGGATCCATTATGGTGCCTCCCTCAGGAAAATggtgaagaaaattgaaatcagccAGCACGCCAAGTATACCTGCTCCGTCTGTGGCAAAACCAAAATGAAGAGAAGAGCTGTGGGCATTTGGCACTGTGGTTCCTGTATGAAAACAGTAGCTGGTGGTGCCTGGACCTACAACACCACTTCTGCTGTCATAGTAAAGTCTGCCATCAGAAGACTGAAGGAATTGAAGGACCAGTAG